The Anoplopoma fimbria isolate UVic2021 breed Golden Eagle Sablefish chromosome 5, Afim_UVic_2022, whole genome shotgun sequence genome contains a region encoding:
- the kcnj12a gene encoding ATP-sensitive inward rectifier potassium channel 12, whose product MSVGRINRYSIVSSEEEGLRLTTMHGMNGFGNGKIHTRRKCRNRFVKKNGQCNVQFANMEDKSQRYMADIFTTCVDIRWRWMLLVFTLVFVVSWLAFGLAFWVIALLHGDLDNPAGDDNFTPCVLQVNGFVAAFLFSIETQSTIGYGYRCVTEECPVAVFMVVFQSIVGCIIDCFMIGAIMAKMARPKKRAQTLLFSHNAVIAMRDGKLCLMWRVGNLRKSHIVEAHVRSQLIKPRITDEGEYIPLDQIDINVGFDKGLDRIFLVSPITILHEIDEESPLFGIGKQDLETADFEIVVILEGMVEATAMTTQARSSYLASEVLWGHRFEPVLFEEKNLYKVDYSHFHKTYEVPSTPHCSAKDMVENKFLVPSSNSFCYENELAFLSRDDEVEDVGGGGRALANLSPDRNSRHEFERLQATRSLDQRSYRRESEI is encoded by the coding sequence ATGAGTGTGGGAAGGATCAATCGCTACAGCATTGTGTCATCTGAGGAAGAGGGCCTCCGCCTCACTACCATGCATGGTATGAACGGCTTTGGCAATGGCAAGATCCACACACGCCGCAAGTGCCGCAACCGCTTCGTCAAAAAGAATGGCCAGTGCAATGTGCAGTTTGCCAACATGGAAGATAAGTCCCAGCGCTacatggccgacatcttcaccACCTGTGTCGATATTCGCTGGCGATGGATGCTGTTAGTCTTCActcttgtgtttgttgtctcCTGGTTGGCCTTCGGCTTAGCCTTTTGGGTCATTGCTTTGCTGCACGGAGATTTGGATAACCCAGCCGGAGATGACAACTTCACTCCATGCGTCCTGCAGGTCAATGGATTTGTGGCTGCCTTTCTATTCTCCATTGAAACACAGTCTACCATAGGTTATGGCTATCGCTGTGTGACTGAAGAGTGCCCGGTGGCTGTCTTCATGGTGGTCTTTCAGTCCATAGTGGGTTGCATCATTGACTGCTTTATGATTGGCGCCATCATGGCCAAGATGGCGAGACCTAAGAAGCGAGCACAAACACTGTTGTTTAGCCACAATGCTGTCATTGCCATGCGGGATGGAAAGCTGTGCCTGATGTGGAGGGTGGGGAACCTTCGCAAGAGCCACATTGTAGAGGCCCATGTCAGGAGCCAGCTCATCAAACCTCGGATCACTGATGAGGGGGAATACATTCCTCTAGACCAGATAGACATTAATGTGGGCTTTGACAAAGGTCTGGACAGGATTTTCTTGGTTTCACCCATCACTATCCTCCATGAGATAGATGAGGAGAGCCCCTTGTTTGGGATCGGCAAGCAGGACTTGGAGACAGCAGACTTTGAGATTGTCGTCATCTTGGAGGGGATGGTTGAAGCAACTGCCATGACCACGCAGGCTCGCAGCTCCTACTTGGCCTCTGAGGTCCTTTGGGGTCACCGTTTCGAGCCGGTCTTGTTTGAGGAGAAGAACCTGTACAAGGTGGATTACTCTCACTTTCACAAAACCTACGAGGTGCCGTCCACCCCCCACTGCAGTGCCAAGGACATGGTTGAGAACAAGTTCTTGGTCCCAAGCTCGAACTCTTTCTGCTATGAAAATGAGCTGGCCTTCCTAAGCCGCGATGATGAGGTGGAGGATGTAGGTGGTGGTGGCAGGGCACTGGCGAACCTCAGTCCGGACCGGAACAGCCGACATGAGTTTGAACGCTTACAGGCCACCAGGTCGTTGGATCAGAGGTCATATCGTAGAGAATCGGAAATATGA